One segment of Macrotis lagotis isolate mMagLag1 chromosome 1, bilby.v1.9.chrom.fasta, whole genome shotgun sequence DNA contains the following:
- the LOC141511304 gene encoding uncharacterized protein LOC141511304 — MGSGRPPAVKPRYGRPETAGAEGGEEPRRPPVIGGCRGRGLLGVVVGRPACRLRVRAQPRPAPPPRARALGRVLGRSRHVLVESIGAGPESQGAEDVMAVVEPKPRLLTAHKRDGAPTREAPVKQGSRLAGEPPDPEASRQTFRRFQYPEVAGPRRALSRLRELCLQWLRPEVHTKQEILELLVLEQFVTILPGEIRAWVKSQHPDNSEEVVTLVESLTRVREVGARSHQGSDLSHQRSSDDEEKPSVGLLPTSHDEWSPGLSAQPDLHEGAKQEESLGGLVPKPDVIPVPDEGRDPLLPAGQGKEAAPGPRGSCPAWETRMEVKEPAAPEDISEAGMLSPSRAKGLRKYMAPVSTLREMGGENEDKLGRQKVSPARVSPRRALFPRSFRKMTFSPKITCGESDHEPDGPWRAFRSDSKPDPHQRGPAGERPHTLGAWGKSFRQFSDPIKCKRIRVGQKAYKCKECGKTFSDCSTCIRHQRIHTGEKPYTCKECGEAFTRSASLIEHQRTHTGEKPYGCQECQKAFTRRSSLIKHQRVHTGEKPYGCSACGKAFSHGSALIIHQRIHTGEKPYKCNQCGKAFSNSSALIRHQQHHSL; from the exons ATGGGCTCGGGGCGCCCCCCGGCGGTTAAGCCGCGCTACGGAAGGCCGGAGACGGCGGGAGCCGAG GGAGGGGAGGAGCCTCGGAGGCCTCCGGTGATTGGCGGATGTCGAGGCCGCGGCCTTCTGGGAGTTGTAGTCGGGCGGCCCGCCTGCCGGTTGCGGGTGCGCGCgcagccccgccccgccccgcctccTCGCGCTCGGGCGCTCGGGCGGGTCCTGGGCCGCAGCCG CCATGTTTTAGTAGAGTCTATTGGCGCTGGGCCTGAGTCCCAAGGGGCTGAGGACGTGATGGCGGTGGTCGAACCCAAGCCCCGACTCCTGACTGCGCACAAACGAGATGGTGCCCCGACACGGGAGGCCCCCGTCAAGCAAGGAAGCAGGCTGGCTGGGGAGCCCCCAGACCCTGAAGCTTCTCGTCAGACTTTCAGACGGTTTCAGTACCCAGAAGTAGCCGGGCCCCGCAGGGCCCTGAGCCGGCTCCGAGAGCTCTGCCTGCAGTGGCTGCGGCCCGAGGTTCACACGAAGCAGGAGATCCTGGAGCTCCTGGTGCTGGAGCAGTTTGTGACCATCCTGCCTGGGGAGATCCGGGCCTGGGTGAAGTCGCAGCATCCGGACAACAGTGAGGAGGTCGTGACCCTGGTGGAGAGTTTGACTCGGGTGCGGGAGGTAGGAG cTCGGTCTCATCAAGGATCAGACCTTTCCCACCAAAGGAGCTCAGATGATGAAGAAAAGCCCAGTGTTGGCTTGCTCCCCACTTCTCAC GATGAATGGTCACCGGGGCTGTCTGCTCAGCCAGACTTGCATGAGGGCGCAAAACAAGAGGAGTCACTGG GAGGCCTAGTGCCCAAGCCTGATGTCATCCCTGTTCCAGATGAAGGCAGAGACCCCCTGCTGCCAGCTGGCCAGGGAAAGGAGGCAGCACCAGGTCCGAGGGGCAGCTGTCCAG CCTGGGAGACCAGAATGGAGGTCAAGGAGCCAGCCGCTCCGGAAGATATTTCTGAAGCAGGAATGCTCTCCCCATCACGAGCAAAAGGGCTCAGAAAGTATATGGCCCCAGTGTCCACTTTAAGAGAAATGGGGGGTGAAAATGAGGACAAGTTAGGGAGACAGAAGGTAAGCCCTGCTCGGGTGAGTCCCAGGAGGGCCTTATTCCCAAGGAGTTTCAGGAAAATGACTTTTAGCCCCAAAATCACCTGTGGGGAGAGTGACCATGAACCGGATGGACCTTGGAGAGCCTTCAGATCAGACTCAAAACCTGACCCCCATCAGAGGGGCCCAGCAGGAGAAAGACCCCACACCCTCGGGGCCTGGGGGAAGAGCTTCCGGCAGTTTTCAGACCCAATCAAGTGTAAGAGAATTCGTGTAGGTCAAAAAGCTTATAAGtgtaaggaatgtgggaaaaccttcAGCGACTGCTCCACCTGTATCCgccatcagagaatccacaccgGAGAGAAGCCTTACACATGCAAGGAGTGCGGGGAAGCCTTCACCCGAAGTGCCTCCCTTATTGAGCACCAGAGGACTCACACCGGAGAGAAACCCTATGGCTGTCAGGAGTGCCAGAAAGCTTTCACGCGGCGCTCATCCCTTATCAAGCACCAGAGAgtccacactggggagaagcccTATGGATGTAGTGCCTGCGGAAAAGCCTTCAGCCATGGCTCGGCCCTCATCATCCACCAGAGGATCCACACAGGAGAGAAGCCCTACAAGTGTAACCAGTGTGGCAAAGCCTTCAGTAACAGCTCAGCTCTCATCAGGCACCAGCAGCATCACAGCCTCTAG